The Blochmannia endosymbiont of Camponotus sp. genome includes a window with the following:
- a CDS encoding biotin--[acetyl-CoA-carboxylase] ligase — MLKSNDNHSFITYSPFLNKFRILTQLLEGKVIVLNEVNSTNQYIIDNIPYIRSGDACVAEHQTQGRGRRGKIWVAPFGESICLSIYWALNKVPPTITELSIMISIVVARVLKNLGASQIKIKWPNDLYIDGKKLAGILIEIITRTNNITHIIIGIGINLSMRASIALNNKIGKDWINLKDIGITPDRNILVATLINTLHKKLKDFMRLGFDPFISYWKIFDYLYNKPVKLLIGNRIICGTALGINMHGALIVDQLNSTEHYSGDNISVGLS; from the coding sequence TTGTTAAAATCTAACGACAATCATAGTTTTATCACATATTCTCCTTTTTTAAATAAATTTAGGATTTTAACACAATTACTTGAAGGCAAAGTAATTGTGTTAAATGAAGTGAATTCAACAAACCAATATATAATAGATAATATTCCATATATAAGATCCGGTGATGCTTGTGTTGCAGAACACCAAACGCAAGGAAGAGGAAGGAGAGGGAAAATTTGGGTTGCGCCTTTTGGAGAAAGTATTTGCTTATCCATTTATTGGGCATTAAATAAGGTTCCACCGACAATCACCGAACTTAGTATAATGATAAGTATTGTTGTAGCAAGAGTATTAAAAAATTTAGGCGCATCTCAAATTAAAATCAAATGGCCTAATGATTTGTATATCGATGGAAAAAAATTAGCAGGGATTTTAATTGAAATTATAACACGAACTAATAACATCACTCATATAATAATAGGTATTGGTATTAACTTGTCTATGCGCGCGAGTATAGCATTGAATAATAAAATTGGTAAAGACTGGATTAATCTAAAAGATATTGGAATTACACCTGATAGAAATATTTTGGTAGCAACACTTATTAATACATTACATAAGAAATTAAAAGATTTTATGCGTCTAGGGTTTGATCCATTTATTTCCTACTGGAAAATTTTTGATTATTTATATAATAAACCAGTAAAATTATTGATTGGCAATCGTATAATCTGTGGTACAGCTCTTGGAATAAATATGCATGGAGCATTAATAGTGGATCAATTAAATTCAACAGAGCATTATTCAGGAGATAATATTTCTGTAGGTTTATCCTAA
- the murB gene encoding UDP-N-acetylmuramate dehydrogenase, whose translation MKHYIQLKSLNTFSIDVFAKHVVTVHNESALLRFWRKSYNKGTPVLILGGGSNILFLENYIGTILLNRIKGIFITENKMVWRLHVGAGEKWHELVTYTINKNIPGLENLAYIPGYVGAAPIQNIGAYGIELSQICEYVDVIDLYNEKKIRFFRAECNFQYRDSIFRNYLKKYAIISVGLKLNKKWKPVLSYHELTHLNKDNVTPRQVFNFINIIRQKKLPDPILAGNAGSFFKNPIVDANVAHRLFQIYPNIPYYSQKDGKIKLSAGWLIERCQLKGCVFGEAAIHPKQSLVLINRRKIATGTEIAALALFIYTQVADKFNIYLQPEVRLIGNHGEINPKKLFT comes from the coding sequence ATGAAGCATTATATTCAATTAAAATCATTAAATACTTTTTCAATTGACGTATTTGCTAAACATGTAGTAACTGTTCATAATGAATCTGCTTTATTAAGGTTTTGGAGAAAATCTTATAATAAAGGGACACCTGTTCTCATTTTAGGAGGCGGCAGCAATATCTTATTTTTAGAAAACTATATTGGAACAATATTATTAAATAGGATAAAAGGTATTTTCATTACTGAAAATAAAATGGTATGGAGGCTCCACGTTGGAGCTGGAGAAAAATGGCATGAGTTAGTAACTTATACCATAAATAAAAATATACCAGGTTTAGAAAATTTAGCATATATTCCAGGATATGTAGGAGCCGCCCCAATTCAAAATATTGGGGCTTATGGTATTGAGTTATCTCAAATTTGTGAGTATGTAGATGTTATAGATTTATATAATGAAAAAAAAATTCGTTTCTTTCGTGCTGAATGTAATTTTCAATATAGAGATAGCATTTTTAGAAATTATTTAAAAAAATATGCTATTATATCCGTGGGATTAAAATTAAATAAAAAATGGAAACCCGTACTAAGTTACCACGAATTAACTCATTTAAATAAAGATAATGTCACACCCCGTCAAGTTTTTAATTTTATTAATATTATTAGACAAAAAAAATTACCAGATCCTATTTTAGCAGGAAATGCTGGTAGTTTTTTTAAAAACCCGATAGTAGATGCTAACGTGGCACATCGTTTATTTCAAATTTATCCAAATATACCTTATTATTCTCAAAAAGATGGAAAAATAAAATTATCAGCGGGATGGTTAATAGAGCGTTGTCAGTTAAAAGGTTGTGTGTTTGGAGAAGCAGCAATACATCCTAAACAATCATTAGTATTAATTAATCGCAGGAAAATAGCTACTGGAACCGAAATTGCAGCTTTAGCTCTTTTTATATATACTCAGGTTGCAGATAAATTTAATATTTATCTGCAACCTGAAGTTAGGTTAATTGGTAATCATGGAGAGATAAACCCAAAAAAATTGTTTACATAA
- the bamD gene encoding outer membrane protein assembly factor BamD, which produces MKRVQLHIIIIIIISTIITSYTIASDSDVSCSAYNLYKLAQNKLYNADYKGAVQDLVNLQNLRLFDPCPQQIYLDLIYAHYKLNDFKLANNYIKCFFKLYPNHNHLDYILYMHGVVNMCLDDDNKTLIKYLNMNWFDRNPTYARTAFHSFVKLIHEYPDSRYFADTYRRLVFLKNRIAEYELAIVKFYAKRGAYISVIARVEKMLYCFPDTQATRRALCYMQQAYQNICLPEQAEKVAKIIVANPIY; this is translated from the coding sequence ATGAAACGTGTTCAACTCCATATAATAATCATAATCATTATTAGCACTATTATCACTTCTTATACCATTGCTTCTGATAGTGATGTAAGTTGTTCTGCCTATAATCTTTATAAACTTGCTCAAAATAAATTATATAACGCTGATTATAAAGGAGCGGTTCAAGATTTAGTAAATTTACAAAATTTACGATTGTTTGATCCTTGTCCGCAACAAATTTATTTAGATTTAATTTATGCTCATTATAAATTGAATGATTTCAAACTAGCAAATAATTACATAAAATGTTTTTTTAAATTATATCCTAATCATAATCATTTGGATTATATACTATACATGCATGGCGTAGTCAATATGTGCTTAGATGACGATAATAAAACATTAATAAAATATCTAAATATGAATTGGTTTGATCGAAATCCTACGTATGCGCGCACTGCATTCCATAGTTTTGTAAAACTTATTCATGAATATCCAGATAGTCGATATTTTGCAGATACTTACAGACGCTTAGTTTTTTTAAAAAATAGAATAGCTGAATATGAACTTGCTATTGTAAAATTTTATGCTAAAAGAGGTGCTTATATATCAGTGATAGCTCGCGTAGAAAAAATGTTATATTGTTTCCCAGATACTCAAGCAACTCGTAGAGCGTTGTGTTATATGCAACAAGCTTATCAAAATATATGTTTACCAGAGCAAGCTGAGAAAGTCGCAAAAATCATCGTTGCTAATCCAATATATTGA
- the clpB gene encoding ATP-dependent chaperone ClpB, which produces MRLDHFTHHFQLALSDAQSIALRKDNQFVEPIHVMLAFLKEDTGSVYQLLIRAGSNISQLTKSVEQACNCLPKVEGIEGNIQCSHDLIKMLNICDKLAQKYNDTFIASEMFILAAIESHGILNDLLKKSGVIIENIKKSINCIRNNRLVNDQKSESQRQALQKFTVDITKFAEKNNLDPVIGRDEEIRRTIQVLLRRTKNNPVLIGKPGVGKTAIVEGLAQRIINGEVPEGLKNNRILALDMGALLAGSKYRGEFEERLKNVLNDISKEEGNTILFIDELHIMVGAGKSDGAMDASNMLKPRLARGELHCVGATTLDEYNKYIEQDAALERRFQKIFVAEPSIEDTIAILRGLKERYELHHNVHITDPAIVAAATLSYRYISDRQLPDKAIDLIDESASSIRIQIDSKPEELDRLERRIVQLKLEQQALKKESDNASMKRLEVLTTELTQKEQDCVALREEWKNEKIYLSSAQNIKSDLEQAKIAIDQARRIGDLARMSELQYGKIPELENRLSTVLQYNNKKMRLLRNCVTDIEIAEVLSRWTGIPVSRMLASEKDKLLHMEHALHQLVIGQHEAVKAVSNAIRRSRSGLSDLKRPIGSFMFLGPTGVGKTELCKALSMFLFDTDNAIVRIDMSEFMEKHSVSRLLGAPPGYVGYESGGYLTEAIRRRPYSIILLDEIEKAHVDIFNILLQVLDDGRLTDGHGRTVNFSNTVVIMTSNLGSDLIQKRFETIDYQEIKITVLNIVNQNFKPEFINRIDEIVVFHPLSAEHLIKISKIQLQYLCDRLEEKGYPNTNITNKVLVFLSKVGFDPIYGARPLKRAIQQHIENELSQKILSGELLPGKSISLDVVNNAIVFIQ; this is translated from the coding sequence ATGCGATTAGATCACTTTACTCATCATTTTCAATTAGCGCTTTCTGATGCTCAATCTATAGCACTTAGAAAAGATAATCAATTTGTTGAACCTATTCATGTTATGCTTGCTTTTTTAAAAGAAGATACTGGATCAGTATATCAGCTATTAATACGTGCCGGGTCTAATATTTCCCAGTTAACTAAATCAGTTGAACAAGCATGCAATTGCCTACCAAAAGTGGAAGGTATTGAGGGAAATATTCAATGTTCACATGATTTAATTAAAATGTTAAATATATGTGATAAATTAGCACAGAAATACAATGATACTTTCATTGCATCAGAAATGTTTATTTTAGCAGCTATTGAATCTCATGGAATATTAAACGATTTGTTAAAAAAATCTGGAGTAATTATAGAAAATATAAAAAAATCAATAAATTGCATACGTAATAATCGATTAGTTAATGATCAAAAATCAGAATCTCAACGCCAAGCATTACAAAAATTTACTGTAGATATAACTAAATTTGCAGAAAAAAATAATCTTGATCCTGTTATTGGTCGAGACGAAGAAATTCGTCGTACCATCCAAGTATTGCTGAGACGTACTAAAAATAATCCTGTTCTGATTGGAAAACCTGGAGTAGGAAAAACTGCTATTGTAGAAGGATTAGCACAACGCATTATTAATGGTGAAGTCCCAGAAGGATTAAAAAATAATCGCATATTAGCTTTAGATATGGGGGCATTATTAGCGGGATCAAAATATAGAGGAGAATTTGAAGAACGTTTAAAAAACGTGTTAAATGATATCTCTAAAGAAGAGGGTAATACTATTTTATTTATTGATGAGCTTCATATTATGGTTGGAGCTGGAAAAAGTGATGGGGCAATGGATGCAAGTAATATGCTTAAACCAAGATTGGCTAGAGGTGAATTACATTGTGTAGGGGCAACTACACTTGATGAATATAACAAGTATATTGAACAAGATGCAGCTTTAGAAAGACGTTTTCAAAAAATATTTGTTGCTGAGCCTAGTATTGAAGACACTATAGCTATTCTCCGTGGATTAAAAGAACGTTACGAATTACATCACAATGTTCATATTACTGATCCAGCAATAGTAGCTGCCGCAACCTTATCATATCGATATATTTCTGATCGTCAGTTACCGGATAAAGCTATTGATCTGATTGATGAATCTGCTTCTAGCATTCGTATACAAATAGATTCTAAGCCAGAAGAATTAGACAGATTAGAACGACGTATTGTACAGTTAAAATTAGAACAACAAGCATTAAAAAAAGAATCAGATAACGCTAGTATGAAACGATTAGAAGTATTAACTACTGAATTAACACAAAAAGAACAAGATTGTGTTGCTCTTAGAGAAGAGTGGAAAAATGAAAAGATTTATTTATCTAGTGCTCAAAATATTAAATCTGATTTAGAACAAGCAAAGATTGCCATTGATCAAGCACGTCGTATTGGTGATTTAGCTCGTATGTCTGAACTGCAGTATGGTAAAATTCCAGAATTAGAAAACAGACTATCAACCGTATTACAATACAATAACAAAAAAATGCGTCTTTTACGAAATTGTGTTACTGATATAGAAATTGCTGAAGTGTTATCTCGTTGGACTGGTATTCCCGTTTCTCGGATGTTAGCTAGTGAAAAAGATAAATTATTACATATGGAACATGCTTTACACCAATTAGTCATTGGACAACATGAAGCAGTAAAAGCAGTATCTAACGCTATTCGTCGAAGTCGCTCTGGATTATCTGATCTTAAACGTCCAATCGGTTCATTTATGTTTTTAGGACCTACTGGAGTAGGAAAAACTGAGTTATGTAAAGCATTATCTATGTTTCTTTTTGATACTGATAACGCAATAGTTCGTATTGATATGTCTGAGTTTATGGAAAAACATTCTGTGTCACGGTTATTAGGAGCTCCTCCCGGTTACGTTGGGTATGAATCAGGGGGATATTTAACTGAAGCAATACGTCGCCGACCATATTCTATTATTTTATTAGATGAAATAGAAAAAGCACATGTAGATATTTTCAACATATTACTACAAGTATTAGATGACGGACGATTAACAGATGGACATGGGCGAACAGTAAATTTTAGTAATACTGTAGTTATAATGACATCTAATTTAGGATCAGACTTAATTCAAAAACGATTCGAAACTATAGATTATCAAGAAATAAAAATTACAGTATTAAATATAGTTAATCAAAATTTTAAACCAGAATTTATAAATAGGATAGATGAAATTGTGGTGTTTCATCCACTGAGCGCTGAACATTTGATCAAAATTTCTAAAATTCAGTTACAATATTTATGCGATCGTTTAGAAGAAAAAGGATATCCTAATACTAATATCACCAATAAAGTCCTAGTATTTTTATCAAAAGTTGGATTTGATCCAATATACGGTGCCCGCCCATTAAAACGTGCTATACAACAACATATTGAAAATGAATTATCTCAAAAAATATTATCTGGAGAATTATTACCAGGTAAAAGTATTTCTTTAGATGTTGTAAACAATGCAATTGTTTTTATTCAATAA
- the tyrA gene encoding bifunctional chorismate mutase/prephenate dehydrogenase, translated as MIEELNILRKKIDKIDQDLLKLLSKRLSLVSEVGEIKSRYGLFIYAQDREEIIVACRRKEAIKLGISPDLVEDILRRVINESYCNENEKGFKTLCPNLGPIVIIGGKGKMGQFFCKMLTLSGYKVRILDKNDWTNAESMLTDAGMVIISVPIHLVTNVVYKLPYLSHNCIIVDLSSIKKISLNAILSTHSGPVLGLHPMFNPDHGSMVKQVVICCEGRYPEAYQWLLEQIRLWGAKLYFCNITEHDRHMSLTQGLCHFITFIAGYYLLKENIDLKKILSLSSPIFRLKLITIGRLFAQDPQLYADIIMTSENNLILIKRYYRRLGRILTLLEQNKKQEFIDQFKKIQNWLGIYTDLFFTESSKILRQINHMQK; from the coding sequence ATGATAGAGGAACTGAATATTTTACGAAAAAAAATTGATAAGATAGATCAAGATTTATTAAAGCTATTATCCAAACGACTTTCTTTAGTCTCTGAAGTAGGAGAGATAAAAAGTCGTTATGGATTGTTTATTTATGCACAAGATAGAGAGGAAATAATAGTAGCCTGTCGAAGGAAAGAAGCAATAAAATTAGGTATTTCTCCAGACTTAGTAGAAGATATATTACGTCGCGTTATAAATGAATCTTATTGCAATGAAAATGAAAAAGGATTTAAAACATTATGTCCGAATTTAGGCCCAATTGTTATAATTGGAGGAAAAGGGAAAATGGGGCAGTTTTTTTGTAAAATGCTAACTTTATCAGGATATAAAGTACGAATTTTAGATAAAAATGATTGGACTAATGCAGAATCAATGCTAACAGATGCTGGAATGGTAATAATCAGTGTTCCTATTCATTTGGTTACTAATGTTGTTTATAAATTACCATATTTATCTCATAACTGTATTATAGTAGATCTATCATCTATAAAAAAAATATCCTTAAATGCTATATTATCTACGCATAGCGGGCCAGTACTGGGATTACATCCTATGTTTAATCCAGATCATGGAAGCATGGTGAAGCAAGTAGTAATTTGTTGTGAAGGACGTTATCCAGAAGCGTATCAATGGTTATTAGAACAAATACGATTATGGGGTGCAAAACTATATTTTTGCAATATAACAGAACATGATCGACATATGAGTCTAACACAAGGATTATGTCATTTTATTACTTTTATAGCGGGATATTATTTATTAAAAGAAAATATTGATTTAAAAAAAATACTATCTCTTTCTTCACCAATATTTCGATTAAAGTTAATAACAATAGGACGGTTATTTGCTCAAGATCCACAATTATATGCGGATATCATAATGACTTCAGAAAATAATCTGATACTAATCAAACGTTATTATAGGAGACTAGGTAGAATTCTAACATTATTAGAACAAAATAAAAAACAAGAATTCATTGATCAATTTAAAAAAATTCAAAATTGGCTTGGTATATATACTGATCTTTTTTTTACAGAAAGTAGTAAAATATTACGTCAAATTAATCATATGCAAAAATGA
- a CDS encoding prephenate dehydratase domain-containing protein, protein MSIVMVCKSIVHIAFLGPKGSYSHIAAMQYANCHFDQIVACSCQRFNDIFTLVECRYAEYGVVPIENSNSGLINEVCDLLLNTRLLLVDEITIPINHRILVNSNTDINRIQIIYSHPQPVQQCSRFLKRFSTWKIVFCKSSAAAMETVAKLNQSNLAALGSMQGGAFYGLHSLLTYNLSNYQKNTTRFIILKNTNIEVVNNSIAIKTMIIISINQKSEKLYEILKILQFYNIKTTYLRPRVLSYSKSGNIIIIEMMAHINDTYIQQVLIELRKISCLLKILGCYQCKSTANIIKYYNKNKFIY, encoded by the coding sequence ATGAGTATTGTTATGGTTTGTAAATCTATAGTGCATATAGCATTTTTAGGTCCTAAAGGTTCTTATTCGCACATTGCTGCTATGCAATACGCTAATTGTCATTTTGATCAAATAGTAGCATGTAGTTGTCAAAGATTTAATGATATTTTTACTTTAGTAGAATGTCGTTATGCGGAATATGGTGTAGTTCCTATTGAGAATTCTAATTCTGGATTAATTAATGAAGTATGTGATTTATTACTTAATACTCGATTATTATTAGTAGATGAAATTACTATTCCTATAAATCATCGTATATTAGTCAATAGTAACACTGACATAAATCGCATTCAGATTATATATAGTCATCCGCAACCGGTGCAACAATGTAGCAGATTTTTAAAACGTTTTTCGACATGGAAAATTGTATTCTGTAAAAGCAGCGCAGCTGCTATGGAAACAGTAGCTAAATTAAATCAATCTAATTTAGCAGCTTTAGGAAGTATGCAAGGAGGCGCATTTTATGGATTACATTCATTATTGACATATAACTTATCTAATTACCAGAAAAATACAACTAGATTTATTATTTTAAAAAATACAAACATTGAAGTTGTTAATAATTCTATAGCCATAAAAACTATGATTATTATCTCTATTAATCAGAAATCAGAAAAATTATATGAAATTCTAAAAATATTACAATTTTATAATATTAAAACAACTTATTTAAGGCCACGTGTCTTATCATATAGTAAATCAGGCAATATAATTATTATTGAAATGATGGCACATATAAATGATACATATATACAACAGGTGCTGATTGAATTACGAAAAATTTCATGTTTATTAAAAATATTAGGTTGTTATCAATGTAAGTCAACTGCTAATATAATTAAATATTACAACAAAAATAAATTTATATATTAA